In the Purpureocillium takamizusanense chromosome 5, complete sequence genome, one interval contains:
- a CDS encoding uncharacterized protein (COG:S~EggNog:ENOG503NUV1): protein MSSRFSAARPKRAGENFARTHHNEDDPDSKRVKFDVRNPSTLAPDAREDDAVLDADVIGGSNAMKRGAVNLDGYDSDSDNETFNARAATRQTGDVNWNKLDNYDAKGGGADGKTSAANAEDDDDDDMFAAGDKEDGGNAEAESADFDKSGRKKKDVRFLDESNIQGQEDTSKSGGHVRLDEQESSDDEADVELAIQEEGLDQEVGAGGLKRNAPKVEAFNLREEMEEGRFDTEGNYVRKAGDPDAQHDNWLNGVSKKDMKKAAEAHERREAEARKQRIQEDGVLVSDLLKTLILQLEKAETPLEALGRLGKNQVKPAKKVPKWKLKKMNKGADGMDVDADATEDPEQARIKQSINTITDAADKLLSRDYEDVYDQEREMLVREYRRETGEDWVEPEPRENREGGDDEASGDDFEWEFRWTDGRDGGDTQGPFDSAMMKAWQDAGYFGEGVEFRRAGDGGSGWSQAVSFT from the coding sequence ATGTCGTCACGCTTCTCGGCCGCGAGGCCAAAGCGAGCCGGCGAGAACTTCGCGCGAACGCACCACAACGAAGATGACCCCGACAGCAAACGTGTCAAATTCGACGTACGAAATCCATCGACCCTGGCACCGGACGCCCGCGAGGATGACGCGGTCCTGGATGCGGATGTCATCGGTGGAAGCAATGCCATGAAGCGTGGTGCCGTAAACCTCGATGGCTACGACAGCGATTCCGACAACGAAACCTTCAACGCGAGAGCCGCAACCCGGCAGACCGGCGATGTCAACTGGAACAAGCTTGATAATTACGACGCaaagggtggtggtgcggacGGCAAGACGTCTGCAGCCaatgccgaggacgatgatgatgatgacatGTTTGCCGCAGGCGACAAAGAGGATGGTGGGAATGCAGAAGCGGAATCCGCAGACTTCGACAAATCTGGCCGCAAGAAAAAAGATGTACGATTCCTGGACGAGTCAAACATTCAAGGCCAAGAGGACACAAGCAAAAGCGGGGGTCACGTCAGGCTGGATGAGCAGGaaagcagcgacgacgaagccgacgttGAGCTTGCCATACAGGAAGAAGGTCTGGACCAAGAagtcggcgctggcggcttGAAGCGCAACGCGCCCAAGGTGGAAGCCTTCAACCTGAGAGAGGAAATGGAAGAAGGCCGCTTTGACACAGAGGGTAATTATGTCCGCAAAGCCGGCGACCCCGACGCCCAACATGACAACTGGCTCAATGGCGTGAGCAAAAAGGACATGAAAAAGGCTGCAGAGGCGCACGAGCGGCGCGAAGCTGAGGCTCGGAAGCAGCGCATCCAGGAGGACGGCGTCCTGGTGTCAGATCTCCTCAAAACGCTTATTTTGCAGCTAGAGAAGGCCGAGACACCACTGGAAGCACTGGGAAGGCTTGGAAAGAACCAGGTCAAACCGGCAAAAAAGGTTCCTAAATGGAAGCTCAAGAAGATGAACAAGGGTGCGGACGGCAtggacgtcgacgccgacgccaccgagGATCCGGAGCAGGCCCGAATCAAACAATCCATTAACACCATCACCGACGCGGCTGACAAATTGCTCAGCCGCGATTATGAGGACGTCTACGACCAAGAACGAGAGATGCTAGTTCGGGAGTATCGGCGCGAAACCGGTGAGGATTGGGTCGAGCCTGAGCCTCGCGAAAACAGGGaaggtggtgatgacgaggcATCTGGTGACGATTTCGAGTGGGAATTTCGATGGACAGACGGTCGCGACGGCGGAGATACGCAGGGCCCATTTGACAGTGCCATGATGAAGGCGTGGCAAGATGCCGGCTATTTCGGTGAAGGCGTCGAGTtccgccgcgctggcgatggtggcagcggctggAGCCAGGCTGTCAGTTTTACGTGA
- the GPD1_2 gene encoding Glyceraldehyde-3-phosphate dehydrogenase (phosphorylating) (COG:F~EggNog:ENOG503NUCI), with the protein MAPIKVGINGFGRIGRIVFRNAVEHPEIEVVAVNDPFIETKYAAYMLQYDSSHGNFKGEVAVDGQDLKVNGKKVKFYTERDPANIPWKETGADYIVESTGVFTTTDKAKAHLNGGAKKVIISAPSADAPMYVMGVNEQTYDGKADVISNASCTTNCLAPLAKVIHDKFTIVEGLMTTVHSYTATQKTVDGPSGKDWRGGRGAAQNIIPSSTGAAKAVGKVIPDLNGKLTGMSMRVPTANVSVVDLTARIEKGASYDQIIAAIKDAANGPLKGILAVTEDDVVSSDMNGNTNSSIVDAKAGISLNDNFVKLVSWYDNEWGYSRRVLDLLAYVAKADAAK; encoded by the exons ATGGCTCCCATCAAGGTCGGCATCAACGGTTtcggccgcatcggccgcatcgtcttccgcaacgccgtcgagcacCCCGAGATCGAGGTCGTTGCCGTCAACGACCCCTTCATCGAGACCAAATATGCT GCGTACATGCTCCAGTATGACTCCTCTCACGGCAACTTCAagggcgaggtcgccgtcgacggccaggacctCAAGGTCAATGGCAAGAAGGTCAAGTTCTACACTGAGCGCGACCCCGCCAACATCCCCTGGAAGGAGACTGGTGCCGACTACATTGTCGAGTCCACCGGTgtcttcaccaccaccgacaaggccaaggctcACCtgaacggcggcgccaagaagGTCATCATCTCTGCTCCCTCTGCCGATGCTCCCATGTACGTCATGGGCGTCAACGAGCAGACGtacgacggcaaggccgaCGTCATCTCCAACGCCTCGTGCACCACCAACTGCCTGGCCCCCCTCGCCAAGGTCATCCACGACAAGTtcaccatcgtcgagggcctcatGACCACCGTCCACTCCTACACCGCCACCCAGAAGACCGTTGATGGCCCCTCGGGCAAGGACTGGCGTGGTGGCCGCGGTGCTGCCCAGAACATCATCCCCAGCAGCACCGGAGCCGCCAAGGCTGTCGGCAAGGTCATTCCCGACCTCAACGGCAAGCTCACTGGCATGTCCATGCGTGTCCCCACCGCCAACGTCTCCGTTGTCGACCTGACTGCCCGCATCGAGAAGGGTGCCTCGTACGACCagatcatcgccgccatcaaggacgccgccaacggcccCCTCAAGGGCATtctcgccgtcaccgaggaCGATGTTGTGTCCAGCGACATGAACGGCAACACCAACTCTTCCATCGTCGATGCCAAGGCCGGTATCTCCCTGAACGACAACTTCGTCAAGCTCGTCTCCTGGTACGACAACGAGTGGGGCTACTCTCGCCGtgtcctcgacctcctcgcctACGTTGCCAAGGCTGATGCCGCCAAGTAA
- a CDS encoding uncharacterized protein (TransMembrane:1 (o634-653i)~EggNog:ENOG503P6SN), with the protein MDAAAKTVESLSEHILPDKPHHLSYHPHWRYRPRPDDSAPGSRPRFEEWHNTRLQYMTLVSQADRGTLLTRPYYDMREEPPKAVPREVSALAAGGEKKKKLSLTDYKNKKTGTPSSASPPEPAGAKKSSDGDRAVLPPNPDRAATSNPYTVAEPKPNKYTPDSRKLDGSKALDSRPLLDGKPRPPRDGPDTTLPPKPPSLPPKPPSPAARKRVADIEDQLRPQKRSRPDDRRPGDERPPPPPPSSNRDDAQRRKDRHQSSTRDSMPPKEDRLSASSSLPNGRSILKGAVNSARNSSPGARPRGDSINGVRPSLGGNDRGTPTKPDAPKPFVPPLLSPLHLSFDDQNRARGNDEGSMARKKKRNDSGDAAPAAKTKKPETQPLSKKNRPQAVVPPLLSPTLPPAVEAELRRNEKASSEPSDDKGRDGRDALGIKRKPAPDNGDEEPPAKLVQRRRLLLTMDIPKHLRSEVKQILAPPPTRKEATKQDRDKRERDRVGSGDEPQPPARKRPIGSADSAADSLATKKPRPSDASHLSRVAATPSTPSRRSTAMSRVSSGNSMANTPGEGINATPTTSAADRRPNGQGAAAGRQDRHEDIRILNERHDRLRLRAKGLKHVADSIFRPSARPSEDKAKYGFAVALECIITFSMSFQAVNLARRLSNRKGDYASWYSMLPLLDLVHTEMRRDGIDSCKHVFVALLMLHCTCIDEVLRYASNMDGVCPIMYDVVLSMERKRTRFWPWIGELNGTIDDPEMRIELRPWYTIDQVTGGALRVLRNWCADENVDWTPDPMLLEYWPIQRDYA; encoded by the exons ATGGATGccgcggcgaagacggtCGAGTCGCTGTCCGAGCACATCTTGCCCGACAAGCCCCATCACCTCTCATACCATCCCCACTGGCGATATCGCCCGCGCCCAGACGACTCGGCTCCCGGCTCTCGCCCGCGCTTCGAGGAATGGCATAATACCCGCCTCCAGTACATGACCCTCGTGTCCCAGGCCGACCGCGGCACCCTGCTCACGCGCCCCTACTACGACATGCGCGAGGAGCCTCCCAAGGCCGTCCCCCGCGAGGtcagcgccttggccgccgggggagagaagaagaagaagctgtCCCTCACCGACTACAAAAACAAGAAGACGGgcacgccctcgtcagcCTCCCCACCCGAGCCTGCTGGCGCCAAAAAGTCCTCAGATGGTGACCGCgccgtgctgccgccgaaCCCAGACCGGGCTGCGACCTCGAATCCATACACCGTTGCAGAGCCCAAACCAAACAAATACACTCCAGACTCTAGAAAGCTGGATGGGTCCAAGGCCCTCGACTCCCGACCCTTGCTTGATGGCAAGCCACGACCACCCCGCGACGGCCCAGACACAAC TCTcccgcccaagccgccctcgctgcctCCCAAACCCCCATCGCCAGCTGCTAGGAAGCGGGTGGCCGACATTGAGGACCAGTTGCGGCCCCAGAAGCGTTCGAGGCCCGACGATAGGCGACCCGGCGATgaacggccgccgccgccacccccaTCATCGAATAGAGACGACGCGCAGCGTCGCAAGGATAGACATCAGTCGAGCACGCGAGATAGCATGCCGCCGAAAGAGGATCGGCTGTCAGCCTCTTCCTCATTGCCAAATGGGCGTTCCATTCTCAAAGGCGCCGTCAACTCCGCGCGCAACTCTTCCCCCGGAGCTCGTCCGCGAGGCGACTCCATCAATGGCGTCCGCCCGAGCTTGGGTGGCAATGATCGCGGCACCCCTACCAAGCCCGATGCCCCCAAGCCGTTCGTGCCGCCTCTGCTATCCCCCCTGCACTTGAGTTTCGACGACCAGAACCGTGCTCGTGGTAATGACGAGGGTTCCATGGCtcgcaagaagaagcggaaCGACTCCGGGGACGCCGCCCCGGCTGCGAAGACAAAGAAGCCCGAAACGCAACCTTTGAGCAAGAAGAATCGGCCGCAGGCAGTCGttccgccgctgctgtcaCCCACGCTGCCACCTGCTGTGGAGGCTGAGTTGCGACGGAACGAGAAGGCATCGTCGGAGCCCTCGGACGACAAGGGTAGAGATGGCAGAGACGCGCTGGGAATCAAGAGAAAGCCTGCGCCtgacaacggcgacgaggagccaCCTGCAAAGCTCGTCCAGCGTCGTAGGCTCCTTTTGACGATGGACATACCGAAGCACTTGCGGTCCGAGGTCAAGCAGATTCttgccccgccgcccacccggAAGGAAGCGACGAAGCAAGACAGAGAcaagcgcgagcgcgaccgCGTGGGCAGTGGTGACGAGCCCCAGCCTCCCGCCAGAAAGCGCCCCATCGGCTCTGCCGACTCTGCAGCAGATTCACTGGCCACCAAGAAGCCACGACCGTCCGACGCTTCTCATCTATCTCGAGTAGCAGCCACGCCATCGACACCGTCACGCAGATCGACCGCGATGTCTCGCGTCAGCTCCGGCAACTCCATGGCCAACACTCCCGGCGAAGGTATCAACGCCACGCCCACGAcatcggccgccgacagGCGCCCCAACGGCCAgggtgctgcagcaggcaggcaggaccGTCACGAGGACATCAGAATCCTTAACGAGAGGCATGATCGGCTCAGACTCCGGGCCAAGGGCCTCAAGCACGTTGCCGACAGCATTTTCCGGCCCTCCGCAAGGCCAAgcgaggacaaggccaagtATGGCTTCGCGGTGGCTTTGGAGTGCATCATCACGTTCTCCATGTCGTTCCAGGCCGTCAACCTGGCTCGACGGCTCTCGAACCGCAAGGGCGATTACGCCTCTTGGTATAGCATGCTACCGCTGCTCGACCTTGTGCACACCGAGATGCGGCGAGATGGCATCGACAGCTGCAAGCATGTCTTTGTGGCGCTGCTAATGCTGCACTGTACGTGCATCGATGAGGTCCTCCGGTACGCCTCTAACATGGATGGCGTCTGCCCCATAATGTACGACGTCGTACTCAGCATGGAACGCAAGCGAACACGATTCTGGCCCTGGATCGGCGAGCTCAACGGCACCATCGACGACCCCGAGATGCGAATCGAGCTCCGGCCCTGGTACACCATCGATCAggtgacgggcggcgcacTCCGGGTCTTGCGAAACTGGTGTGCGGACGAGAACGTCGACTGGACGCCGGACCCCATGCTCTTGGAGTATTGGCCCATTCAACGCGACTACGCTTGA
- a CDS encoding uncharacterized protein (EggNog:ENOG503PMT4) has product MATASSRAGPDRRDSDRRDFDRRDFDRRNSDRWEPDRRISDRRDRSRSRSRERDRGIDRDRDRDTRGRGWEGEGNRSRGRDRGDERDQGRDRDIARDRGRDGARVEQHRDDYSRNVRRPVSERVSSPPPIRPDSAPSSVRNGPAPDRRGPNVETSPGVRQQAKAPPPKGSAPPPAPSQVSAPTTALLDQTVRCGVDTLCERLFWYMQRERADAKFKKIKFDVDRCKSSFADYASAYDVLLAQKDAASQDRDKCCARVDAADQKVQKLSQSISAAIKREIGQLIVKSGALESDNKTAKTSHHECESERAPCQSRIAELEAQLLAQKAQNEALEKRLESQKEALEKRLERLEAQHVAGVPVQQRELDDKDRAQLATIVNEGVKDLVTREQLNHAVEELDMRLSATDMPQNDESSLLHGSAGERTGRKLASMEKFIQGLCSDAPKEDSDEIPACIRSLMASVSGQERAIREQIEHRQVTEVAIEELRSSLVQTQEKSSAPETQRQSVLDFSSRSDLEAFILSTTKEPLKILSANIGHFLDAEKAERLRTASEVKQTASSLAKLETECEDFLKTQNERQSGLASDLASLDGRVGTVDSRLAAIKDDSSSFFDELQLQIKTMQAWQNNFTTRQLHDAILGEMNKVVPNGYGTVLQLKTRVESIENRLRTDESCGAKRRKTDHEGPLPSDGGHVPT; this is encoded by the exons ATGGCAACCGCGTCCTCTCGCGCCGGTCCCGACCGAAGGGACTCGGATCGAAGGGATTTTGACCGAAGGGACTTTGATCGACGGAACTCGGACCGATGGGAACCTGACCGACGGATTTCAGACCGACGAGATCGGTCCCGGTCCCGATCTCGGGAGAGGGATAGGGGAATCGACCGTGATCGCGACCGGGATACCCGGGGCAGGGGCTGGGAAGGTGAAGGAAATCGAAGCCGGGGCCGAGATCGAGGCGATGAACGAGACCAAGGCAGAGATCGAGATATTGCTCGTGACCGAGGTCGTGACGGTGCTCGAG TGGAACAGCACAGAGACGACTATTCTAGGAACGTTCGTCGTCCTGTTAGCGAGAGAGTCAGCTCGCCACCGCCTATCAGACCTGACTCCGCGCCCTCTTCTGTTCGCAACGGTCCCGCCCCAGACCGACGAGGCCCTAACGTTGAGACGTCACCGGGTGTCCGCCAACaggccaaggcgccgcctcccaagGGCTCTGCGCCACCCCCTGCGCCAAGCCAGGTCTCTGCTCCTACTACTGCACTGCTAGATCAGACCGTGCGGTGCGGCGTGGACACACTATGCGAAAGGCTTTTCTGGTACatgcagagagagagagccgaCGCAAAGTTCAAAAAGATTAAGTTCGATGTCGATCGCTGCAAGTCAAGCTTCGCCGACTATGCCAGCGCGTACGACGTCTTATTGGCGCAAAAGGATGCTGCCTCGCAAGACAGAGACAAGTGCTGCGCCAGAGTAGATGCCGCGGATCAGAAGGTTCAGAAACTGTCTCAGTCAATCTCGGCAGCCATAAAACGAGAAATTGGACAGTTGATCGTCAAGTCGGGTGCTTTGGAGTCCGACAACAAGACGGCAAAGACTTCGCATCACGAGTGTGAATCAGAACGAGCGCCTTGCCAAAGTCGGATAGCAGAActcgaggcgcagctgcTTGCGCAGAAGGCTCAAAACGAGGCTCTTGAGAAACGCCTCGAAAGTCAAAAGGAAGCTTTAGAAAAACGTCTCGAAAGACTCGAGGCCCAGCATGTTGCTGGAGTACCAGTGCAGCAGCGAGAActggacgacaaggacagggCCCAGCTCGCCACCATAGTGAATGAGGGGGTCAAGGATCTCGTCACACGGGAGCAGCTCAATCATGCCGTTGAAGAGCTCGATATGCGACTCTCGGCAACGGACATGCCTCAGAACGATGAGTCGTCACTCCTCCACGGGTCTGCTGGTGAAAGGACTGGGCGCAAGTTGGCTTCGATGGAAAAATTCATCCAAGGGCTTTGTTCCGATGCGCCAAAGGAAGACTCCGACGAGATTCCAGCTTGTATACGATCACTCATGGCGTCGGTCAGTGGTCAAGAGCGAGCCATTCGAGAGCAGATCGAGCATCGACAAGTGACCGAGGTCGCCATTGAAGAACTGAGGAGCTCACTTGTCCAAACTCAAGAGAAATCGAGCGCACCGGAAACGCAGCGACAGTCTGTGCTGGATTTCTCGTCGCGTAGCGACTTGGAAGCATTTATTTTGTCGACAACCAAGGAGCCACTCAAGATTCTTAGCGCCAACATAGGGCACTTCCTGGACGCGGAGAAGGCCGAAAGGCTAAGGACCGCCAGCGAGGTCAAGCAAACCGCATCATCCCTTGCGAAGCTTGAGACGGAGTGTGAAGACTTTCTCAAGACGCAGAATGAACGACAGTCGGGCCTAGCTTCGGATCTGGCATCGCTAGACGGCAGGGTTGGTACTGTGGATTCTCGCCTAGCGGCTATCAAGGACGACTCAAGTAGTTTCTTTGACGAACTGCAGCTCCAGATCAAGACCATGCAGGCATGGCAAAACAACTTTACGACGCGTCAGCTGCACGATGCCATCCTGGGCGAAATGAACAAGGTGGTGCCCAATGGGTATGGTACAGTTTTGCAGTTGAAGACACGGGTAGAGTCGATTGAGAACCGGTTGAGGACCGACGAAAGTTGCGGAGCAAAGCGACGCAAGACGGACCATGAAGGGCCCTTGCCGTCAGACGGGGGCCATGTGCCAACCTAG